One genomic window of Indioceanicola profundi includes the following:
- a CDS encoding NAD(P)-dependent oxidoreductase yields MAQTKMLGFVHTGQRMPDKRKAELRAQDFQEIYARFSDQSAQEQAGRCSQCGVPFCQVHCPVSNNIPDWLKLVAEGRLEEAYEVSQATNNFPEICGRICPQDRLCEGNCTIEQSTHGAVTIGSVEKYITDTAWDMGWVKPIQPTRERPQSVGIVGAGPAGLAAAEQLRKKGYEVHVYDRYDRPGGLLIYGIPGFKLEKEVVLRRWQNMEKSGIRFHLGFEVGRNATLTELRLRHDAVLIATGVYKARDLEGPGAGLDGIVPALDYLTASNRVGLGDTVVDYENGTLNAAGKNVVVIGGGDTAMDCVRTAIRQGAKSVKCLYRRNRANMPGSQREVAHAEEEGAEFVWQAAPEAFLGDARVTHVRAHKMHMGVADATGRQTPMPIEGSAFTMEADLVIKALGFDPEDMPGLFGDKSLKVSRWGTVQINHRTMMTNLDGVFAAGDIVRGASLVVWGIKDGRDAAEGIHRFIQTSQAAVERPVAVAAE; encoded by the coding sequence ATGGCGCAGACGAAGATGCTTGGGTTCGTGCATACCGGGCAGCGCATGCCCGATAAGCGGAAGGCGGAGCTGCGCGCCCAGGACTTCCAAGAAATCTACGCCCGATTCAGCGACCAGAGCGCGCAGGAACAGGCCGGCCGCTGCTCCCAGTGCGGCGTGCCCTTCTGCCAAGTGCACTGCCCCGTTTCCAACAACATCCCCGACTGGCTGAAGCTGGTCGCGGAGGGGCGGCTGGAGGAGGCCTACGAGGTCTCGCAGGCCACCAACAACTTCCCGGAAATCTGCGGCCGCATCTGCCCGCAGGACCGGCTGTGCGAGGGGAACTGCACCATCGAGCAGTCCACCCACGGCGCGGTCACCATCGGCTCGGTGGAGAAGTACATCACCGACACCGCCTGGGACATGGGCTGGGTGAAGCCGATCCAACCGACCCGTGAGCGCCCGCAATCCGTCGGCATCGTCGGCGCCGGCCCGGCCGGCCTCGCCGCGGCGGAGCAGCTCCGCAAGAAGGGCTACGAGGTCCATGTCTACGACCGCTACGACCGGCCCGGCGGGCTGCTGATCTACGGCATCCCCGGCTTCAAGCTGGAGAAGGAAGTCGTGCTGCGCCGCTGGCAGAACATGGAGAAGAGCGGCATCCGCTTCCATCTCGGCTTCGAGGTCGGCCGGAACGCCACGCTGACCGAACTGCGGCTGCGCCATGACGCCGTGCTGATCGCCACCGGCGTCTACAAGGCGCGCGACCTGGAAGGTCCCGGAGCCGGGCTGGACGGCATCGTGCCGGCGCTGGACTATCTGACCGCCAGCAATCGGGTCGGCCTTGGCGACACGGTGGTGGATTACGAGAACGGCACGCTGAACGCCGCCGGAAAGAATGTCGTCGTCATCGGCGGCGGCGACACGGCCATGGACTGCGTCCGCACGGCGATCCGCCAGGGTGCGAAGTCCGTGAAGTGCCTCTACCGCCGCAACCGCGCCAACATGCCCGGCTCCCAGCGCGAGGTGGCGCATGCGGAGGAGGAGGGTGCGGAGTTCGTCTGGCAGGCGGCCCCCGAGGCCTTCCTGGGCGACGCCCGCGTCACCCATGTCCGCGCCCATAAGATGCATATGGGCGTTGCCGACGCCACCGGCCGCCAGACCCCGATGCCTATCGAAGGCTCCGCCTTCACGATGGAGGCCGATCTGGTGATCAAGGCGCTCGGCTTCGATCCGGAGGACATGCCCGGCCTGTTCGGCGACAAGTCCCTGAAGGTCAGCCGCTGGGGCACCGTCCAGATCAACCACCGCACCATGATGACCAACCTGGACGGCGTCTTCGCCGCCGGCGACATCGTGCGCGGGGCCAGCCTGGTGGTCTGGGGCATCAAGGACGGCCGCGACGCCGCCGAGGGCATTCACCGCTTCATCCAGACCAGCCAGGCCGCGGTGGAAAGGCCGGTGGCCGTGGCGGCGGAGTAA
- a CDS encoding glutathione S-transferase family protein, with protein sequence MLRLYDNLSSGNGYKCRWLLTQLGMPFERVEVDIDKGESRIPEFLSLNPNGRIPLLRLEKDDYLAESNAILRWIAEGSPFWPDNRRDKAAVLQWLFWEQYSHEPNVATARFWITHRFEMTPERVHALVLKREQGYAALRQMETHLLMRDWLVGDRCSIADIALYAYTHVAEEGGFELDRFPAICRWMERFAAQPGHIKITDDVGTPVPFDPATLA encoded by the coding sequence ATGCTCCGCCTCTACGACAATCTCTCCTCCGGGAACGGGTACAAGTGCCGCTGGCTGCTGACGCAGCTCGGCATGCCGTTCGAGCGCGTGGAGGTGGATATCGACAAGGGGGAGAGCCGGATTCCGGAGTTCCTGTCCCTCAATCCGAACGGCCGCATCCCATTGCTACGGCTGGAGAAGGACGATTATCTGGCGGAGAGCAATGCCATCCTGCGCTGGATCGCGGAGGGCTCGCCCTTCTGGCCGGACAACCGGCGGGACAAGGCGGCGGTGCTGCAATGGCTGTTCTGGGAGCAGTACAGCCACGAGCCCAATGTCGCTACCGCCCGCTTCTGGATCACCCACCGGTTCGAGATGACGCCGGAACGGGTGCATGCGCTGGTGCTGAAGCGGGAGCAGGGCTATGCCGCGCTGCGCCAGATGGAAACGCATCTGCTGATGCGCGACTGGCTGGTGGGGGATCGCTGCTCCATCGCCGATATCGCGCTGTACGCCTACACCCATGTTGCCGAGGAAGGCGGGTTCGAACTGGACCGTTTCCCCGCCATATGCCGCTGGATGGAGCGGTTCGCCGCCCAACCGGGCCACATCAAAATCACCGACGACGTCGGCACGCCCGTGCCGTTCGATCCCGCCACGCTTGCCTGA